In Candidatus Microthrix subdominans, the DNA window ACCGTGTTTGCCAACGTCGACCCCGACTCCACCATCGCCCAGGAGGAGATCTTTGGGCCGGTGCTGGCGGTGATTCCCTACACGGACGAGGACGATGCGATCCGCATCGCCAACAACACGATCTACGGCCTGGCCGGCGGCGTGCAGTCCGCCGACGTCGAGCGGGCTAAGTCGGTGGCCCGACGCATGCGCACCGGGCAGGTGGACATTAACGGTGGCGGCTTCAACGCAGCGGCCCCCTTTGGCGGTTATGGCCAGTCCGGCAACGGTCGCGAGCGGGGTGAGTGGGGCATCGACGGGTATCTCGAGACCAAGTCGATCCAGCTGTGACCCAGCGGTTGCCGCGGTGAGCGGAGGGTCGCCGGCCCCTCTCTCGCCAGATATGGGGCCGGCGGCCGATTCACCGCCCGAGGGCGCCGGCCTGGCGCGGTCGGGGCTGCGGTTGGTCGGCCGATTCGCCCGGATGGAACCGTGGCCGTTTGCGCTGGCCCTGTTCGGCGGCACCGCCTGGGCCGCCACCGTCGTGGGGTCAACCATCGTGATCGGCCAGGTGAACGACAAGGCGATCGTGCCGGTGCTGGCGGGGGAGAAAGGCCGCGGGGTGGCGCTGTGGGCGGCGCTGGCACTCCTGGCGGTCGGGGTGCTGCGCGGCGGCTCGGTGGTGCTGCGCCGCTGGTACGGCTCGGTGACCGAGGCACGGGTGCAGGCAGAGCTGCGGCGCCAGGTGGCCGACCGCGTGCTGGCCATGCCGCTGTCCGAGCATCGCAAACGTCCGACCGGCCAGCTGTTGGCGCTGGCCGACAGCGACGTCACCTTCTCTACTTGGGCGCTCATGCCGGTGCCACTCACGTTCGGGCTGGTGGCGCTGCTCGTGTTCTCGGTGATCAGCCTGTTGGTCGCCGACTGGACCTTTGCGCTGATCGCAGCGGTGCTGTTTCCCCTGTTGGTGTTGGTGAGCCGCTGGTTTTCGGCTCGCATGGTCGACCCGGCCACGCGATCCCAGGAGCAGGTGGCCCGGGTGTCGGGTATTGCCCACGAGAGCTTCGAGGGCGCCATGGTCGTCAAAACGCTGGGTCGAGAGGTTGCCGAATCGGGGCGCTTCGACGACGCCGCCGGTGCATTGCGCACCCAGCGGCTGCGGTTGGCCGCGCTGTCGTCGTCGTACCACCCGCTCGTCGATGCCCTGCCGCTGTTGGGCATGGTGGCGCTGATCGTCGTCGGCGGGTACCGCGTGCAGGCGGGCGCCGTCACCACGGGCGACGTGCTCGCTGCGGTCACCCTGTTCGGGTGGCTCAACTTTCCGGTGCGGGTGGCTGGGTTTTTGTTCGAGTCGATGCCGCGTTCGCTGGTGTCGATGGGGCGGATCGAGTCGCTTCTCGCCGTCGAGGATGGTGCCGATGCCGCCGCCGGCACCTGGGCTGGCGCTTACCCGCCGGAGTCGCTGCCCGGCTCACACCCCGACCGGCGGGTCGACCGGTTGCCCGCCGGGGCGCCGTCGGTCCGCTTCGAGGGCGTGAGCTTCGGCTTCGAGCCGGGACCCGACGTGCTCACCGACGTCGACCTCGAGGTCGCCTCCGGGGAGGTCGTCGCGCTGGTCGGAGCGACCGGAGCGGGCAAGTCCACGCTGTGCGAGCTGTTGGTGCGCCTCGACGAGCCGACCGCCGGGCGCATCGTTCTCGGCGGTGTCCCGCTGGACGACCTCACGCCCTCCGAGCTCCGCTCGACGGTGGCGCTGGTGTTTCAGGAGAGCTTCCTGTTTGCCACGTCGCTGCGCGACAACGTGGTGCTGGGGCGCGACCTGGACGATCGCGAGGTGCTCGACGTACTCGAGCGGGCTCGCGCGCGCCGCTTCGTCGAAGAGTTGCCCGATGGCCTCGAAACGATGATGGGGGAGCGGGGCGTCACCCTGAGCGGTGGGCAACGCCAGCGTGTCGCCCTCGCCAGGGCCTTGGTGCGCCGACCCCGGGTGCTGGTGCTCGACGATGCAACCTCGGCGGTGGATCCGGTGGTCGAGGCCGAGATCCTGGGTGGTCTCCGAGGTGGCGGCCATCGGGCCGACGCCGGCGTTATGACGGTGCTGGTCGTTGCGCACCGCCTATCGACGATCGCCTTGGCCGATCGCGTCGCCTTCATGGAGGCCGGCCGTATCGTGGCGGTCGGAACCCACACCCAGTTGCTCGATCACCCGGGCTATGAGGCGCTCGTCACCGCGTACGAGCGCGACGAGGTCGCGGTCGCCCCGGCAGGGGAGCTCCGATGAGTGATGCGGTCGCCCAGCTGGACGTCGACCCGTTCTCGGACGACCTTGTCGAGCGGCCGGGCGCGATGGCCCTACTGCGCGCTGGCGTGGCGGCGACGCCGGAGCTGCGGGCCGGTTTGGGCACGGCGATCGCCCTCTCGGTCGCCAACGCAGCTTGGCGACTGGTCGTGCCGATCGCCCTTCAGCAGGTGCTCGACCATGGCCTCAGCGGGTCGGGCGGCGTCGACATTCCGTTCGTGTTGTGGGCGAGTGCGGCTGCGGCCGTGGTCGTGGTCGTACTGACCGTCGTCGTGCAGCGTTTGACCATGGCCATGGCCCGAGTGGCTGAAGACGTGCTCTATGCACTGCGCACACGGACGTTTGCCCACGTGCACCGGCTGTCGATCGCCGCCCACGGCGAGTCGAAGACCGGCGTGCTGGTCAGCCGGGTCACCTCCGACATCGAAACCCTCGCCCAGTTCGCCACCTGGGGGGCGGTCAACTGGACCGTGTCGTCAGGCGTGCTCGTCGTCTCGCTGATCACGATGTTCATCTACTCGTGGCAGCTGGGCGTGCTGACGGTTGTCGTGCTCGCCCCAGTGGTGCCGATCATGATCGTCGTGCAGCGGCGCCAGCTCATCGCCTACGACACGTTGCGCAACCGGGTCGGTGACACGCTCGGGCGCATCGCCGAGACCGTGTCCGGCGTGCGCGTCATCCGGGCCTATCACCACTCCGAGAACGCCCGCGGCGACCTGCATGGTGCCATCGGCGAGCAACTGGCCGCGCAGCTGCGCGCCCGCTTCTTCTTCTCGATCATGTTCCCGATGTCGGACCTCTTCGGTGGGCTGCTGCTGGCGGTCATCGCCGGTGCGGGGTTGTACTTCGCCGGGTCGTGGGGCCTCACCGCCGGTGTGATCGTCGCCTGCCTGCTGCTGGCCAACCAGCTGGCCCAGCCGATCGCCGAGATCGGCGAGGTGCTCGACCAGACCCAGACAGCGCTGGCCGGTTGGGGCAAGATCCTCGGCCTGTTGGACCAGCCGATCGACGTCATCGAGCCCACCGCCGGGTTGGCGCTGCCCGAGGGCGCCCTCGGAGTCGCTGTGAACAACGTGACCTTTTCGTACCTGCCGGGCCAGCCGGTGCTGCACGACGTCTCGCTCGAGATTCCGGCCGGAACGACCGTAGCGATCGTCGGCGAGACCGGCTCGGGCAAGACCACCCTGTCCAAGTTGTTGTGTCGGCTGGCCGACCCGCAACTCGGTGGAGTGTTCCTCGGCGGTATCGACCTGCGCGACGTCGATCCCGCATCCCGGCACCGGGCGATCCGGCTCGTTCCCCAGGACGGGTTTCTCTTCGACGACACCGTGGCCGCCAACGTGGCGCTGGGGCGTCCCGGTGCCACCCGATCCGACGTCGAGGCGGCGTTCGCCGCCCTTGGCCTGACCGAGTGGGTGGCCCAGCTGCCCGACGGCGCCGAGACCGCCGTGGGCGAGCGCGGCGGTGCGCTGTCGGTGGGTGAACGCCAACTGGTCGCCTTGGCGCGGGCCCAGTTGGCCGATCCTGGGTTGTTGTTGTTGGACGAGGCGACCTCCAACGTCGACCCGGAAACCGAGCGGGTACTGGGCCGGGCCCTGGCCAGCCTGTCCAAAGGTCGGACGACGATCTCGGTGGCCCATCGCCTGTCGACCGCCGAGGCGGCCGAGCTGGTGGTCGTCTTCGACGCCGGCAGGATCGTCGAACTGGGAGCCCACGCCGAGCTGGCCGTCGCCGGCGGCGTCTATGAGCGCCTCTACGACAGCTGGGTCGGCAACACCCGATCGGGTACTGCGTAGCGCCTTCGGCCCTGACCCCTGTGCCGGTTCGGCTGGTCCTCGCTTCGCTGCGTCGCCGGGCCGGCGGCGCTTGAGGTGACTCGCTGCGCTCGCAACCTCGCCGCCGTCCGGTACAAAGGAGCGCCTTCGGCGTCGGCCGCTGCCTCGCCGTTCGGGTGGCGCCGGGTAGCGCCGGTAGGCTCGGCCGTCCATCCAAACGAAGCGACAAGCAGGAGCCTCACCGTGTCGACCAACGCCCCAGTTCGAGTAGCAGTCACCGGCGCGGCCGGGCAGATCGGGTACTCGTTGCTCTTCCGGATCGCATCCGGGGCCATGCTGGGCCCCGACCAGCCGGTGGCGTTGAACATGTTGGAGATCACCCCGGCCCTCGGCGCGCTCGAGGGCGTGGCGATGGAGCTGGATGACTGTGCCTTTCCGCTGCTGAGCGAGATGGTCCGCACCGATGACGCCGACGTGGCCTTCGGCGATGCCGACGTCGCGCTGCTCGTCGGCGCCATGCCCCGCAAAGCGGGCATGGAGCGCGGCGACCTGCTGGCGGCCAACGGCGGCATCTTCGGCCCGCAGGGCCAGGCGATCGGGCGTTCGGCCAAGGCCGACATCAAGGTGCTCGTCGTCGGCAACCCGGCCAACACGAACGCCCTGATCGCCCAGTCGGCCGCCGTCGGCATGGATCCCCGCCGCTTCACGGCGATGACCCGCCTCGATCACAACCGGGCGATGGCCCAGCTGTCGGCCAAAACCTCAACGCCGGTCACCGATATCGCCAAGCTGACGATCTGGGGCAACCACTCGAGCACCCAGTACCCCGACTTGAGCAACGCCACGGTTGGCGGCAAGTCCGCCCTTGAGACGATCGGCGATCAGGCATGGGTGGCCAACGAGTTCATCCCGACCGTCGCCAAGCGCGGCGCGGCGATCATCGATGCACGCGGCGCTTCCTCGGCCGCCTCGGCCGCCAGCGCGGCGATCGATCACATCCGCACCTGGACGATGGGCACCGATGACGGCAACTGGACCTCGATGGCCGTGCCCTCTGACGGCAGCTACGGAGTGGACGAGGGGCTGATCTCCTCGTTCCCGGTCACCTGCGCCGACGGCGACTACTCGATCGTTCAGGGTCTGGAGATCGACGACTTCTCCCGTGAGCGCATTGACGCTTCGGTCGCCGAGCTTCGTGAGGAGCGCGACGCCGTCGCCGAACTCGGTCTGCTCTAGAACATCGCCCGAGCGGCAGGTCGACGTGCGGCCCCCGGCACGTTGTACCCCACGGTCTGCGGTTTGCTTGGGCCGGCGCCGGGTACCCTGCCCCTATGACCGACGATCTGCCCTCCGACGAGCAGCTGTTGGCGCTGCTCGAGGCTGCCGATGTCCAGAGCCACCTGGCCGCCGGGGCATCGGACACCGACGGGTTGGCCGTCCAATACCGCATTGAACCCGGCGACCGACAGTGGTGGTGGAGCACCCGCAAGGGCTCGCCATCCACCGGCATCGGCCGGCTCGACGATCCCGATGTGGTCGTCACCTGCGACCCGGCGACGGCGCGAGGACTGCTCGATGGCACGCTGGAGGTGTCGCGTGCATTTCTGCTCGGCAGGCTGCGGGTCGACGGCGAGCTGGGCTTGGCGCTTCCCCAGGCGGCTGCGCACCGACCGGCGGCCACGCCTCCAGGGCGGCGAGGCTGAGCACGGTGAGCGCCCGGAAGCTCCAGCGCCGGTCCATCGTTCCCGGGTGCGTCCGTGCCTGAGCTTCCCGAGCTGGAGGCCCACGCCGGGAGATTGCGCGACGGTTGGGCGGGGCACACGCTGAGCGGGTTCCGGCCGTTCAGCTTCGCCGTGATGAAGACGGTGATACCCGATCCCAACGAGGGGGTCGGCCGTCCGCTGAGCACGGTGGGGCGGCGCGGAAAGTATCTGATCGCCAACTTCGACGGCGTGGTGTTCGTCGTCCACCTGATGCAGGGAGGGCGGTTGCGGGCGACGGCGCCGGCCAGCGGCCCCAAGGCGCCCCGGGGCGCGCTGGCCCGGTGGGGCTTCGACGGGGCGGACGACTGGACCTTGACCGAGGCCGGCAAGGAACGCCGGGTGGGGGTGTGGGTGTTCGACCGCCGCAACGGGCCCTCGACCGCCGAGGCGGAGCTGTTCGCCGACCTGGGGCCCGACGCCGACACGTTGGACGCCCGCGGGCTGGGCGAGCGCCTGCGAAGCCGGTCCGGTCGGCTGCACAACGTGCTCCGCGACCAACGGGTGGTGGCGGGCCTCGGCCGACGGCTGGCGAACGACCTGTGCCACGTTGCCCGGCTGTCGCCGTTTGCCCCCACCGGCAGGCTGACCGACGACGAGGTGAAGCGGGTGCACCTCGCGCTCGGCGACCTGCTCCAGCGCGATCTCGCCTTCGAGGTCACCCAAGCGGAGCTGGTCAACACGGCGAAGCGGCCCACCAACGTGCACCGTCGCGCCGGTGAGCCGTGCCCGACGTGCGGGGAGCCGATCCGCGAGGTCGCCTACCGGTCCTATGTGGTCAACTACTGCCCGACCTGCCAAACCGATGGCAGGATCCTGGCCGACAACACGACCAGCAAGTTCTTGAAGTAGGCGATCTTTCACCAAACGACTGCGCCCGATGCGGGTGCGGCACCGACGTCCGAGGGGGACACTATGGCAGCGGTCGACGCCACCGACGAGGCCCGACACGTTCACAGCGACGAAGAACTGTGGAACGAGTCGTATTACTACGACTTCTTTGCTCCGGACGGCAGCTTGGGCGGCTACCTGCGCATCGGTTTCATCCCCAACCTGAACCGAGTTTGGTACTGGGCGTGCGCGGTGGGCCCCGATCGGCAGCTGGTCACCGTCGTCGACAACGAGGTGCCGCTTCCCACCGATCCGCGGTCACTCGAGCTGCGCACCGATGCGCTGTGGGCCGACCACACGGTCGAGGATCCGTTGGTTCACGCCACATGCAACCTGGAGGCGTTTGGTTTGCGGGTGGATGATCCGGCGGAGATGTACCGCCCCGAACCCAGGGGCGAGCGGGTGGCCTTCGGGTTTGAGCTCGACTGGGAGACCAACGGCGAGGCCTACATGTGGCCGCCGATCACGCCCCGTTACGAGATCCCCTGCACGGTCCATGGTCGCGTGCTGATCGGATCCGAGGAGTTCGAGGTGGATGGCTTCGGCCAGCGCGATCACTCCTGGGGGGCCTCGCGGGACTGGTGGGCCAACACCTGGTGCTGGAACGCCGGTCGCCTCGAGGACAACACCCGCTTTCACTCCACCGGGGCCCTCATCCCCGACAGCGATTTTGGGGTCGGGTACGTGATCGACCCCGATGACCAACTGGTCGAGGTCGACAGCGTGCGGGTGGCAACCGAGATGGGACGGGAAGGGCTGCCCGAGTCGGCCGAGCTGGCGGTGGGCGAACTTGAACTCGATGTCGAACCGCTGGCGTTCTCCCCGGTGCTCCTCACCCACCCTGACGGCCGCGAGGACAGGTTTCCCCGTGCGCTGGCGCGGTTTACCTCAGCCGACGAGCGGCAGGGCTACGGCTGGATCGAGTGGAATCAGCCACCGGCCGGTTGAGCTTCCCCGAGCGCTGGGCGCCGGGGGGTGTCAGCCGACGCCGCACACCTCCGAGAGGCGTGTGGTGAGGTTGTCCAAGGCGTCGGTGTACGCCTTGTTGGCGGCGGCACCCGGGTTGATCTGGCCACCTTCGGCGGTGTCCCGGGCAACCTGGGCAACGATGTCGATGTCCTTGGTCGAGGCTGGTCCGAATGCTTTCTTGAGGGTGGTGACATCCTGGTCGATGTTGTCGATCGATGACACCCCGAGCGCCCCGAGGCTGAGCCTCGTCAGCGCAGCGCCGGCGTCGACGCACCCGCCCAGCCCATCGGGGATCGTCAGGTCGACCCCTTCGGGCAGGGTGAGCTCGGTTCCGTCGGGCAGGGTGATTCCGGTGGGGATGGTCATGCCGGTCGGTGCGCTGGTGGAGGAGGCCACACTCCCGTCGACACCGCCGGAGGGTTCAGTGGTGGTCGAACTGGTGGATGACGTGGTGGTGGTCGAATCACCCCCGGTCGCCTCCGTGGTGCGCGTCGGTTGCGACGAGGTGGTCGTCGTATCCCCTGCCTGAGAGAGGTCGTTGCCGCATCCCGCCATCAAGGCGAGAGCTGCCACGGCGAGGCCGACCCCCAAACGGGTTCGTAGCGGGAGAGTGGGTTTGGTTGCGTTCACGGTGCTCCTCGTCGCTGGGGTCGCGAAGGTCAACCGTAATTCGTCGCCGCGCCGAGACGCCGTGACGGGTGAGCGCCGGGTCGGCCGGCGACTCGCTGATTGGGGGCTGCGGGCGATCACGGGCCGCTAAGGTGATTTCACATCCGAGTGGGGAACTTTCGATTCCCGGGGGCTCAGGTGACGATCACCCGATCGACGGCCCGCTCGTGTCGCAGGGGAGAAGCTCATGGTGAATCGGGGACGAATCCTGGCAGCGGTTTCGATGGCCGGGGTGGTCATGCTGGGTGCCGGGGCGTGCGGCAACGACACCGACGCAAAGTCGGAGTCGACACCGACGACGCCGACGACGCTGACCACCGACACGACTGGGGCCTCCAACGAGTCGGCGGACACCACGACGACTGCGGTGTCGGGAGCGACCGACGAGGTCTCGGGCACGGGCTATTACGGCGGCTTTAGCTTCGAGCTCTCCGAATCGGAGGTCGTTGTCGAGGAGGGTGTCGATGCGGAGTTGTCGATCAGCGTCGACGTGAAGAACCTGCGCGAGTCGGGTTCTCAGGTGTTCAGCCCGCCGGTGTCGATCGAGGACGATGCAGGCACGGGCGTGAGCGGATCGGCCGACAGCGATTCGATTCCCGGAGGCTCATCGGGCAAGGCGACCTTTGTCTTCAGCTCCAGCGACGGCTTCGACGACCTTGAGGGGTGGACGCTGCTCGTGGGCGACAGCGGGGAGGCTCGTGTGGAGCTTCCGCTGGACGGGAGCGATCAGGTCAGCCGGACTCCGGTGGAGCTCGAGCCGAGCGACGCCGAACTGAGCGTCGACGACGTGGACATCACGTTCGTCTCCCTCGAAGCCCAGTGGAGCGACTCCGATGGCTACCAGGTGGGCAAGGATGAAGTTGCCGTCATGCTCGAAGCGTCGGCAACCAACAACACCGACAGCCAAACCTGTGTGCGCGACGCAGTGAGCTTTGTCAGTCCGGACGGCGACACGACCGCTGCCTACGGGGTTGGTGACTGTGAGCCGGCGGGTGAATCATCGAAAGGGCTCATGTTCAGCGCGGTGATCGAGCAACCCGAGGCCGGAGAGTGGACGCTGAAGGTCGTCGGTGAATGGGGAACCGACGGGGCAGAAGCGAGCGGCGAGGTCACCTTCGAGCTCACTGAGGAGGACCTCTCCGGCACGATGGGCAGCGATTCCGGTGAGGATGAGTCGGACACCTCGGGGTCCTCGACCACGACCGCCAAGGACGATGAGGCAACCTCCACCACCGAGGGCGGCGAGAAGTCAACGACCACCGAGGGCTGAGCCCCCCCGGAGCGATAATGAGCCTGCCGGCTGAACCGAGCTGGCCGGCGTCACCGACCTTGCCGAATGAACCGACCTTGCCGGCTGACCCAAGCTTGGCGCTCTAACCGACCTTGCGCTCGCCGAGGCGGCGGCGGTTGGTCCACTGCGCCTTGACGTAGTCACGGTTCATCATGGCGATGAAGTCGATCGAGATCTCCTTGGGGCACGCCTCGCCGCACTCGCCGTAGTTGCGGCACGAGCCGAAGTACTCGTCCATCTTCTCGACCATGGCGATCGAGCGGTCCCAGCGTTCTGCCTGGCCCTGGGGCAGCAGGTTGAGGTGCTGCATCTTGGCCGACGTGAACAGGCTGGCGGCCGAGTTGGGGCAGGCGGCGACGCAGGCGCCACAGCCGATGCATGCGGCGGCGTCCATGGCCGCCTCGGCCGCATCCTTGGCGATGGGGATCAGGTTGGCGTCAGGCGTGCCGCCGGTGGTGACGTCGATGTAGCCGCCGGCCTCGACGATCCGGTCGAACGTCGCCCGGTTGACCATCAGGTCTTTGATGACGGGGAAGGCCGCCGAGCGGAACGGCTCGATGATGATCTCGTCACCGTCGGTGAACTGGCGCATGTGCAGCTGGCAGGTGGCGGTCGCCTTCTGCGGGCCGTGCGCCTGACCATTGATCATGACGCCGCACGTGCCGCAGATGCCCTCGCGGCAGTCGTGGTCGAACACGATGGGTTCCTGATCGTGGTCGATCAGGTCCTCGTTGACGTAGTCGAGCATCTCGAGGAACGAGGCGTCGTCGGCCACCTTGGTGGTGTACGTCGCAAACTCGCCGGTGCTCTCGGGGCCTGCTTGGCGCCATACCTTGAGGGTGAGGTTGAGCATTTCGGTCATCGTCGGGGTCCGTTCTCGGTGCTCAGTGACCGGTCGTCGGTAAGCATCTACTTGTAGGAGCGCTGGGAGGGCGTCACGTCTTCGAAGACGAGCGGTTCCTTGTTCAGCACGGTGTCCTGGGCGATGTTCGGGCCGCCGTACTCCCAGGCAGAGACGTATTGGAAGTTGACGTCGTCGCGGAGCGCCTCGCCCTCGGGCGTCTGGGATTCCTCCCGGAAGTGGCCGCCGCAGCTTTCAACGCGATCGAGTGCGTCCTTGGCCTGCAGTTCCGCCAACTCCATGAAGTCGATCACCCGCAATGCCTTCTCCAGGCTCTGGTTGACCCCCTCGGCGGTGCCGAGGATCTTCACGTTGTTCCAGAACTCCTCGCGCAGTGCGGGGATCTCGGCCAGCGCCTTCTCCAGGCCGGCCTCGTTGCGGCTCATGCCGATGTAGTCCCAGACCAGCTTGCCCAGCTCGCGGTGATAGTGATCGACAGACTTGGTGCCGTTGGTCGACATCAGGTGATCGATGCGGCCCTGCAACTCGGCCTCGGCCCGGTCGAACGCGGGGTCGTCGGTGGACAGCGGGTCGCTGCCCAGCTTGGGGGCCAGGTAGTTGGCCACCGTGGGCGGGGCGACGAAGTAGCCGTCGGACAGGCCCTGCATGAGGGCGGAGGCCCCCAGCCGATTGGCGCCGTGGTCGGAGAAGTTGGCCTCGCCCAGCGCAAACAGCCCGGGGATGGTGGTCTCCAGGTTGTAGTCCACCCACAGGCCACCCATCGTGTAGTGGGTGGCGGGGTAGATGCGCATCGGAACCTCGTAGGGGTTCTCGCCGGTGATGCGCTCGTACATCTCAAAGAGGTTGCCGTAGCGCTCGGCGATGAGGTCCTTGCCCAGGCGCTCGATGGCGCTGGCGAAGTCGAGGTACACGCCGTTGTGCAGCGGGCCGACGCCGCGGCCACTGTCGACAGCCGTCTTGGCGTTGCGAGAGGCGATGTCCCGGGGCACCAGGTTGCCGAACGCCGGGTACTTGCGCTCGAGGTAGTAGTCGCGCCGCTCCTCCGGGATCTGCGCCGGGGGCGTGTCGACGTCGTCGACCGACTCCGGCACCCAGATGCGGCCGTCGTTGCGCAGCGACTCCGACATGAGGGTGAGCTTGGACTGGAACTCATCCGACGGCGGGATGCAGGTGGGGTGGATCTGGGTGTAGCAGGGGTTGGCGAACGCTGCGCCCCGCTTGTGGGCACGCCAGGCCGCCGTTGCGTTGGAGTTCATGGCGTTGGTCGAGAGGAAGTACGTGTTGGAGTAGCCGCCGGTGGCCAGCACGACCGCATGGGCCGAGTGCCGGGTCAGCTCACCGGAGATCAGGTCCCGGGCGATGATGCCCGCCGCAGTGCCCTCGTCGTCGAGGACGAGATCGAGCATCTCGGTGCGGTTGTGCAGGGTGCACGTGCCCGCCTCGATTTGATGGGCCAGGGCCTGATAGGCGCCGAGTAGCAGTTGCTGACCGGTCTGACCGCGGGCGTAAAAGGTGCGGCTCACCTGTGCGCCGCCGAAAGAGCGGTTGGCCAGCAGGCCGCCGTACTCGCGGGCGAAGGGCACTCCCTGGGCGACGCACTGGTCGATGATGTTCGACGACACCTGGGCCAGCCGGTAGGTGTTGGCCTCGCGGCTACGGAAGTCGCCGCCCTTGATCGTGTCGTAATACAGCCGGTACACCGAGTCGCCGTCGGCCTGGTAGTTCTTGGAGGCGTTGATGCCGCCCTGTGCTGCGATCGAGTGCGCACGGCGGGGGCTGTCGTGGAAGGTGAAGACCTGCACGTCGTAGCCGAGTGCGCCCAGCGTTGCGGCGCAGGCGCCGCCGGCTAGCCCGGTGCCCACCACGATCACCTTGAACTTGCGGCGGTTGCTGGGGTTCACCAGCTTCATGTTGAAGAGGTGGTTGTCCCACTTGTCGGCCAGCGGGCCTTCGGGGATTTTCGCGTCGAGCGAGATGGTCATGTGGCTCTCCCTACGAGACGATGCCGGTCATGGCGGCCAGCGGCATGATGGTGTTGCCCACGCCGATCAGCACGGCCAGGCCGATGGCGAAATAGCGCCGGGCGACGTTGTACTTGGGGCTGTTGAGGCCGAGGCTCTGAAACATCGACCAGGCACCGTGGTAGAGGTGCACGGCCAGCAGCAGGTTGGCGACGATGTAGAAGATCGCCACCGGCGGGCGGCTCATCGACGCAACGAAGTTTTCGTACGGCATGCCCCGTTGCCAGCCGTTTCCGGCGGCGCCGCCGACGCCCCAGGTGAGGTCGGCCAGGTGGAACAGGAGGTAGAACAACACGATGGTGCCGGAGACGGCCATGGTGCGGTTGGCGTAGTTGACCGCTACGAACTGGCGCTTGGACTCGTAGTGGACCGGGCGGGCCCGCTTGTTGATCACGACCAGGCGATAGGCAGCCAGGATGTGGACGAGGAAGGCGCCGATCAGCCCGAGGCGCATGATCCACAGAAACACGGTCCTTGGGAGGATCGGATACAACAGTTCCCTCAGGAACTCGCCGTAATGGTTGATCGCCTCGGCCCCGAGGAACATCTTCCAGTTGCCGATCATGTGAAAGACGATGAAG includes these proteins:
- a CDS encoding succinate dehydrogenase/fumarate reductase iron-sulfur subunit; translated protein: MTEMLNLTLKVWRQAGPESTGEFATYTTKVADDASFLEMLDYVNEDLIDHDQEPIVFDHDCREGICGTCGVMINGQAHGPQKATATCQLHMRQFTDGDEIIIEPFRSAAFPVIKDLMVNRATFDRIVEAGGYIDVTTGGTPDANLIPIAKDAAEAAMDAAACIGCGACVAACPNSAASLFTSAKMQHLNLLPQGQAERWDRSIAMVEKMDEYFGSCRNYGECGEACPKEISIDFIAMMNRDYVKAQWTNRRRLGERKVG
- a CDS encoding SCP2 sterol-binding domain-containing protein, which encodes MTDDLPSDEQLLALLEAADVQSHLAAGASDTDGLAVQYRIEPGDRQWWWSTRKGSPSTGIGRLDDPDVVVTCDPATARGLLDGTLEVSRAFLLGRLRVDGELGLALPQAAAHRPAATPPGRRG
- a CDS encoding malate dehydrogenase, with the translated sequence MSTNAPVRVAVTGAAGQIGYSLLFRIASGAMLGPDQPVALNMLEITPALGALEGVAMELDDCAFPLLSEMVRTDDADVAFGDADVALLVGAMPRKAGMERGDLLAANGGIFGPQGQAIGRSAKADIKVLVVGNPANTNALIAQSAAVGMDPRRFTAMTRLDHNRAMAQLSAKTSTPVTDIAKLTIWGNHSSTQYPDLSNATVGGKSALETIGDQAWVANEFIPTVAKRGAAIIDARGASSAASAASAAIDHIRTWTMGTDDGNWTSMAVPSDGSYGVDEGLISSFPVTCADGDYSIVQGLEIDDFSRERIDASVAELREERDAVAELGLL
- a CDS encoding Fpg/Nei family DNA glycosylase; amino-acid sequence: MPELPELEAHAGRLRDGWAGHTLSGFRPFSFAVMKTVIPDPNEGVGRPLSTVGRRGKYLIANFDGVVFVVHLMQGGRLRATAPASGPKAPRGALARWGFDGADDWTLTEAGKERRVGVWVFDRRNGPSTAEAELFADLGPDADTLDARGLGERLRSRSGRLHNVLRDQRVVAGLGRRLANDLCHVARLSPFAPTGRLTDDEVKRVHLALGDLLQRDLAFEVTQAELVNTAKRPTNVHRRAGEPCPTCGEPIREVAYRSYVVNYCPTCQTDGRILADNTTSKFLK
- a CDS encoding ABC transporter ATP-binding protein — encoded protein: MEPWPFALALFGGTAWAATVVGSTIVIGQVNDKAIVPVLAGEKGRGVALWAALALLAVGVLRGGSVVLRRWYGSVTEARVQAELRRQVADRVLAMPLSEHRKRPTGQLLALADSDVTFSTWALMPVPLTFGLVALLVFSVISLLVADWTFALIAAVLFPLLVLVSRWFSARMVDPATRSQEQVARVSGIAHESFEGAMVVKTLGREVAESGRFDDAAGALRTQRLRLAALSSSYHPLVDALPLLGMVALIVVGGYRVQAGAVTTGDVLAAVTLFGWLNFPVRVAGFLFESMPRSLVSMGRIESLLAVEDGADAAAGTWAGAYPPESLPGSHPDRRVDRLPAGAPSVRFEGVSFGFEPGPDVLTDVDLEVASGEVVALVGATGAGKSTLCELLVRLDEPTAGRIVLGGVPLDDLTPSELRSTVALVFQESFLFATSLRDNVVLGRDLDDREVLDVLERARARRFVEELPDGLETMMGERGVTLSGGQRQRVALARALVRRPRVLVLDDATSAVDPVVEAEILGGLRGGGHRADAGVMTVLVVAHRLSTIALADRVAFMEAGRIVAVGTHTQLLDHPGYEALVTAYERDEVAVAPAGELR
- a CDS encoding ABC transporter ATP-binding protein — translated: MSDAVAQLDVDPFSDDLVERPGAMALLRAGVAATPELRAGLGTAIALSVANAAWRLVVPIALQQVLDHGLSGSGGVDIPFVLWASAAAAVVVVVLTVVVQRLTMAMARVAEDVLYALRTRTFAHVHRLSIAAHGESKTGVLVSRVTSDIETLAQFATWGAVNWTVSSGVLVVSLITMFIYSWQLGVLTVVVLAPVVPIMIVVQRRQLIAYDTLRNRVGDTLGRIAETVSGVRVIRAYHHSENARGDLHGAIGEQLAAQLRARFFFSIMFPMSDLFGGLLLAVIAGAGLYFAGSWGLTAGVIVACLLLANQLAQPIAEIGEVLDQTQTALAGWGKILGLLDQPIDVIEPTAGLALPEGALGVAVNNVTFSYLPGQPVLHDVSLEIPAGTTVAIVGETGSGKTTLSKLLCRLADPQLGGVFLGGIDLRDVDPASRHRAIRLVPQDGFLFDDTVAANVALGRPGATRSDVEAAFAALGLTEWVAQLPDGAETAVGERGGALSVGERQLVALARAQLADPGLLLLDEATSNVDPETERVLGRALASLSKGRTTISVAHRLSTAEAAELVVVFDAGRIVELGAHAELAVAGGVYERLYDSWVGNTRSGTA